A portion of the Fusobacterium sp. genome contains these proteins:
- a CDS encoding alanine/glycine:cation symporter family protein — MIFLYDAFNWLNNFIWSYILIVLLVGLGIYFSFKTGFVQFRLIGEMFRLLGEGAMKNESSNEKHGSSGISSFQAFCISTASRVGTGNMAGVAIAIVIGGPGAIFWMWVMALIGSSSSFIESTLAQVYKVKEGDHFRGGPAYYMEKALGKRWMGIVFSVLISITFGLIFNSVQANTVSFAFEKAFNINRLYLGIAISAATAIIIFGGVKRIAHAVEYIVPVMAVAYVFVALFVLIKNFTMIPSVVNSIISNALGFKQAVGGGLGVVIMQGIKRGLFSNEAGMGSAPNAAATANVTHPVKQGLIQTLGVFTDTILICSATAFIILMSGVDLQGESNGIQLTQDALVSQVGSWGSIFIAVCIFLFAFSSIIGNYYYGETNIEFLNGNKIWLNLYRCFVVFMVMFGCLAKVQIVWDMADLFMGFMAIMNLVVIALLYKVAIAALKDYITQKKKGLNPQFKTSSIPGLKNAECWDE; from the coding sequence ATGATTTTTTTGTATGATGCTTTTAACTGGCTGAACAACTTTATCTGGTCTTATATATTAATAGTACTTCTTGTAGGATTGGGAATATATTTTTCATTTAAGACAGGGTTTGTTCAATTTAGACTAATTGGAGAAATGTTTAGACTGCTTGGAGAAGGAGCTATGAAGAATGAAAGTTCTAATGAAAAACATGGTTCAAGTGGAATATCATCATTTCAGGCATTTTGTATTTCAACAGCTTCAAGAGTAGGAACTGGAAATATGGCAGGAGTGGCTATAGCTATTGTTATAGGTGGACCAGGAGCTATTTTTTGGATGTGGGTTATGGCCCTTATCGGTTCTAGCTCAAGTTTTATAGAAAGTACATTAGCACAGGTATATAAAGTAAAGGAAGGAGATCATTTTAGAGGTGGTCCTGCCTATTATATGGAAAAAGCTCTAGGGAAGAGATGGATGGGAATTGTTTTTTCTGTATTAATATCTATAACTTTTGGTCTTATATTCAATTCAGTACAAGCTAATACTGTATCATTTGCATTTGAAAAAGCTTTTAATATTAACAGATTATATTTGGGAATAGCAATTTCTGCTGCTACTGCTATTATTATATTTGGTGGAGTAAAAAGAATAGCTCATGCAGTGGAATACATAGTTCCTGTAATGGCAGTTGCATATGTATTTGTAGCATTATTTGTTTTAATAAAAAACTTTACAATGATACCATCAGTTGTAAACTCTATTATTTCTAATGCTCTTGGATTTAAACAAGCAGTAGGTGGAGGACTTGGAGTTGTTATTATGCAGGGGATAAAAAGAGGATTATTTTCCAATGAAGCTGGGATGGGAAGTGCTCCCAATGCTGCAGCAACAGCAAATGTTACACATCCTGTAAAACAAGGCCTTATTCAAACTTTAGGTGTATTTACAGATACTATATTAATTTGTTCTGCAACAGCTTTTATAATATTAATGTCTGGAGTAGATTTACAAGGAGAGTCCAATGGAATACAGCTGACACAGGATGCACTTGTTTCACAGGTAGGCTCTTGGGGAAGTATATTTATTGCTGTATGCATATTTCTATTTGCATTTTCATCTATTATAGGGAATTATTATTATGGAGAAACAAATATTGAATTTCTAAATGGTAATAAAATTTGGCTGAATCTTTATAGATGTTTTGTTGTATTCATGGTAATGTTTGGTTGCCTTGCTAAAGTCCAGATAGTATGGGATATGGCAGACTTATTTATGGGATTTATGGCAATAATGAATCTAGTAGTAATAGCATTGCTTTATAAAGTAGCCATAGCAGCTCTTAAAGATTATATTACTCAAAAGAAAAAAGGTTTAAACCCTCAATTTAAGACTTCATCAATTCCGGGATTAAAGAATGCTGAATGCTGGGATGAATAA
- the glsA gene encoding glutaminase A: protein MKDLLDKLVRKNMAETKLGTVASYIPELDKAKKDALGLYIIDVEGNEYCSGDWDTKFTIQSISKIVTLMLAILDNGEEYVFSKVGMEPTGDPFNSIKKLETSSRRKPYNPLINAGAIVIASMIKGRDVRDRFQRLLEFFRKISEDETLDVNYKIYCGESETGNRNRAMGYFLKGEGIIEGNVEDALDIYFKQCSIEVTAKTLARTALFLANNGKLSTGETVITPRIATIVKTLMVTCGMYDSSGEFAVRAGIPSKSGVGGGILSVVPGKMGIGVYGPSLDKKGNSIAGVLLLGDLSNELNLTIF, encoded by the coding sequence ATGAAAGATTTATTAGATAAGCTAGTCAGAAAAAATATGGCTGAAACAAAGTTAGGAACAGTTGCAAGTTATATTCCAGAATTGGATAAAGCTAAAAAAGATGCACTAGGATTATATATTATAGATGTAGAAGGAAATGAATATTGTTCAGGAGACTGGGATACAAAATTTACAATACAGAGTATCTCTAAAATAGTGACATTGATGCTGGCTATATTAGATAATGGAGAAGAATATGTATTCTCTAAAGTTGGAATGGAACCTACTGGAGATCCATTCAATTCCATTAAAAAACTAGAAACTTCGAGCAGAAGAAAGCCTTATAATCCTCTTATAAATGCAGGAGCTATAGTGATAGCTTCAATGATAAAAGGAAGAGATGTAAGGGATAGATTTCAAAGACTTTTAGAATTTTTTAGAAAAATATCAGAAGATGAAACTTTAGATGTAAATTATAAAATATACTGTGGAGAATCTGAAACTGGAAATAGAAATAGAGCAATGGGATATTTTTTAAAGGGTGAAGGGATAATAGAAGGAAATGTAGAAGATGCATTAGACATATATTTTAAACAATGTTCAATAGAAGTAACTGCTAAAACTCTGGCAAGGACAGCACTGTTTTTAGCAAATAATGGTAAATTAAGTACAGGGGAAACAGTGATTACTCCCAGAATAGCCACTATTGTAAAAACTCTTATGGTAACTTGTGGAATGTATGACAGTTCAGGGGAGTTTGCTGTGAGAGCAGGTATACCATCAAAAAGTGGAGTAGGGGGAGGAATACTTTCTGTAGTACCAGGAAAAATGGGAATTGGAGTATATGGACCTTCTCTTGATAAAAAAGGAAACTCAATAGCTGGAGTACTTTTATTAGGAGATCTTTCCAATGAATTGAATCTTACAATATTTTAA
- a CDS encoding ROK family transcriptional regulator, with protein sequence MMTINGKPKIIKEINMALVRKNIIRHSPITKPELSKILGLSLPTVNKCVDELLEKEIVKIFEGEIQVKGSGKKPVFYEINSDHVSYIAAYFKGTVLTVREYNLIGKIKNEKVKKLKEDSDEKILISVLDKIINESKSKENIEAVSIGIAGITEENGSINNVYTLRKFNGVFLKRVLEERYNIPVIIENDANLVTFGLIDKVEFNAKNLVYIYMGTGIGTGTVIDGKLHKGKSNFSGEIGELPISEEKTLEDDYKEIIKRKDMEKFEKMIIFILMIIISVLNPEIIVLSSDILKIEKSLLRHIIKKISERLGEKNMPEIILDSNDIENGMKGALKLALQESDKDLKIIGK encoded by the coding sequence ATGATGACTATTAATGGAAAACCTAAAATAATAAAAGAAATAAATATGGCTTTAGTTAGAAAAAATATTATTAGACATTCACCTATAACAAAACCAGAACTGTCAAAAATATTAGGGCTTAGCTTGCCAACTGTAAATAAATGTGTAGATGAACTTCTTGAAAAAGAGATAGTGAAGATATTTGAAGGAGAGATACAGGTAAAAGGGAGTGGAAAAAAGCCTGTGTTTTATGAAATAAATAGTGATCATGTATCATATATAGCTGCATATTTTAAAGGAACAGTTCTTACAGTAAGGGAATATAATCTTATTGGAAAAATAAAGAATGAGAAAGTAAAAAAATTGAAAGAAGATAGTGATGAGAAAATATTAATTTCAGTTTTAGATAAAATAATAAATGAATCTAAGAGTAAAGAGAATATAGAAGCTGTTTCTATTGGAATTGCAGGAATAACAGAAGAAAATGGAAGTATTAATAATGTATATACTTTGAGAAAATTTAATGGAGTTTTCTTAAAAAGAGTATTAGAAGAAAGATATAATATACCAGTAATAATAGAAAATGATGCAAATTTGGTGACTTTTGGTCTTATAGACAAAGTAGAATTTAATGCTAAAAATCTTGTATATATTTATATGGGAACTGGTATAGGAACAGGAACTGTAATTGATGGGAAACTTCATAAAGGAAAATCTAATTTTTCTGGTGAAATAGGAGAACTTCCTATATCAGAAGAAAAAACTTTAGAAGATGATTATAAAGAAATAATAAAAAGAAAAGATATGGAAAAATTTGAAAAAATGATTATTTTTATACTTATGATAATTATTTCTGTTTTGAATCCAGAAATAATAGTGCTAAGCAGTGATATATTAAAAATAGAGAAAAGTTTATTAAGGCATATAATCAAAAAGATATCTGAAAGACTTGGAGAAAAAAATATGCCAGAAATTATCCTTGACAGCAATGATATTGAAAATGGAATGAAAGGTGCATTAAAATTAGCTCTTCAAGAAAGTGATAAGGATTTAAAAATAATAGGAAAATAG